A window from Mya arenaria isolate MELC-2E11 chromosome 9, ASM2691426v1 encodes these proteins:
- the LOC128246014 gene encoding M-phase inducer phosphatase 1-like has product MRKKLSVDHDLKSEETTLEEIFYKNFNKRRIDVNDVYHDQKRRRTSEVHPKSSQINDVITNESRSSTNDVIQAVERLSTNSDLVADGSRDNGLPTVAGKHKDLMAILPETMSAVLNGDYDHHIDHLTVIDCRYPYEFEGGHIRGAINLYTKDSIRNFLNETMTSSEKNHVIVFHCEFSSERGPKMYRHLRSLDRESNKDSYPQLNFPEVYLLEGGYKEFYHQFQDQCFPQKYVPMLQQEHVDDLRHFRVKSKSWAAGDKPRHRSRLSKSAGSSLRLTF; this is encoded by the exons ATGAGAAAGAAACTTTCCGTTGACCACGATCTGAAATCAGAGGAAACAACATTGGAGGAAATTTTCTACAAGAACTTCAACAAACGTAGGATTGACGTCAATGACGTTTACCATGATCAGAAAAGACGCCGAACTTCTGAGGTCCACCCGAAGTCATCCCAAATCAATGACGTCATCACAAATGAGAGCCGATCGTCTACGAATGACGTCATTCAGGCGGTTGAACGGCTGTCGACGAACTCCGACCTTGTGGCAGATGGGTCACGGGACAACGGGCTCCCGACCGTGGCCGGCAAACACAAGGATCTCATGGCCATTTTGCCGGAAACG ATGTCAGCTGTACTGAATGGCGACTACGACCACCATATTGATCACTTGACCGTCATTGACTGTAGATACCCGTACGAGTTTGAAGGAGGCCATATCCGGGGCGCCATTAATCTCTACACAAAGGACTCCATCCGGAACTTCCTGAACGAGACAATGACCTCATCAGAAAAGAATCACGTGATCGTTTTTCACTGCGAGTTCTCATCAGAACGAGGCCCAAAGATGTACCGCCATCTTAGATCGCTGGATCGTGAATCGAACAAGGATTCTTACCCACAACTGAACTTCCCAGAGGTTTACCTCTTGGAAGGCGGATACAAGGAGTTTTATCACCAGTTCCAG GACCAGTGCTTTCCCCAAAAATATGTTCCCATGTTGCAGCAGGAGCACGTGGACGACTTACGTCACTTCCGTGTCAAGTCCAAGTCGTGGGCGGCAGGCGACAAACCACGTCACAGATCACGTTTAAGTAAATCTGCTGGAAGTTCTCTCAGACTTACCTTCTGA